The genomic segment ATACTTCCACCTGCTGCCCTCATTTCTAAGGTGGTGAGTTTGGGAGCTGCTGCTGAACAAGTTGCTGCAGTGCTTCTTGGAGACAAACCTCAACACAGCCACAATGCATCAtggcagacatgatgggctgaatggcctaatacttctcctgtgtcttgtggtcgAGCAAGAGGTCAACTTGGAATATCATAGACAAACAACTTGCATCACAAAAGGCAAATGAGTCAGATTTGGCTTAACAAAGATCTTACCACAGATTTTCTATTGCACAATTTGGATCCTGTAATAGATTGCCAATCTCCTTCCAGGCACCAATCTCCAAATCGTTAAACTGCAAGctgcaaagaaaaacaaattaacttTAATACAGTAATTAAATTACACTTTCAATAAACAAAACCAAAAGATTGTAATCAGattggagagagaaagaatatTTGCCAAAGGCATTGATTCTTGTTGATTCTCTAACCAATTGGTAATGGGAGTGCAGGCAAATCTATTTTGGAAGATAAATGAGTCAGGGAGGTCACAGGGCGACTTCTCGGCCTAACTGTTTAATATACAGTAAAAATGATCATTTTAGAAGTACTCAGCAGCTCAGAGAAACAGGTGATATTGCAGGTTTGTGGCCCCTCACCTGCTCTATGCAACTCTTTTTGCATGCAGTTTTTGCAAGGTTGAAACTGAGCATCTTTGCAATCTTCACCTGCCATGGCAGCATTCACTTTTGTTTCCTTCCATCACACAGATTCCAGTGCCATCGTGGACTCTAAAGAATCTGTGGTCAGTAACAGAATTCAAGCCCCACTCCAGGAACTAGACATAATCTAGATCTGACCTCCCAAGGAGTATGGAGTAAAGCAGAGCTTCCATCTTGCAGATGCTAAACCAAGGCCCCTTTTCTGCTCTCATCATTCCCAGAATACTGTTGTTAGGGATCAATAAAGTGCTGTTGCTGCAACTTCATGCAACTGGCTGCAGTGTTTCCTACACTGGCCACATTTCAAATGTACTATATTAGCCATAAAACACTGGGGGTGATAGAAAAGCACATTCCCTCTATATTGGGTATATCATTATTTACAGCAAGCCAGGGAAAAGCATATTCTGTGTTGTCATATTTTTACTAATATTCTGTATGTGCGAGGACTGGGCCTCGAAGCTGCGGTTCCCTGGCAGGTGTTGGGGCTGGTCGACAGATGATACGTCCTGCTGAgatgtttcagcctgaaacattgaccgttcactcttttccacagatgctgcctgacctgctgagttcctccaacattttgtgtgtgttacctgaaTTTCCTGTATATGCAGGTTTTCTCCTGTTAGCAACAGATGATCTCGGTGGGCTGGGGGTCCGGACTATATACATGCATATTCGGCCTCGTTCTTTACTGATATTCTATATAGGTTTGTGGACTTGTATGTGTGAGGACTGGGCATCAGGCTGCtggagggtgtgggtgggggggggtgttgggacTTATTCCATGAATGTGTTCTTGTCTGTGACTGTCAGTaatgtgctttgcaccttggaatagtctcatttggctgtattcatgagtattcacgtacagctgaatgacaatcaaacttgaattgaattgtcaAAAATTTGGCACTTGTGGTCCCAATCCCTGACTCTACAAAACTGTAGTGTGATTGCATGTTTTTTTCTGTACGAAGCCAACATCTTGACCTACTCTAGCAAAGACCGAGAACGAAATGAACCAAGAGACGTCTCAGCAGAGAGTGCACATACTTTTCTTTAAGTTACCGAAGAACTGCACTGGATATAGTTCCTCAACAAACTATTTCAATCGATATTCCCAGGAAAAGTAGAAAGGGTTAGAGTGGACTGAAAAAGAGAAAGAGGggaataaaacaaaaacaaaatagaaaatgctggaagataaaactctgcaggtcaggccgcatctgtggagagagccaGAGATTTAACATATCAGGTTAACGATCTTCCACCAATTCTGACTTCGACTCAGTTTTATGTTTTACTTTTCCAAAgatgaaaaaaaatggaaaacTTACTTTAGATTCTTGCATCTGCAAAGAATTGGGTGGAGGATTTTTATATGGTCTCCTGACAAGTTGCAGAGGCTCAAGTCCATCATCTCAATTAGATGGTTCGATGTATTCATAACTGACACAATCACGATGCACTTTAATAAAGTCATCTTAACTTGAGATAAATTCAAACTATTTAAGGTTCTGCTGATCTCCCCAGAAAAAGCATCATTCTGCAGCTCGTACAGGAAAATAAGGAGGTCCATGAGCTCTGAAGGAGCCATTTGCTGATTGACAGTGCTGCTGAGATGCTTCTTCAAGTTATTTGCTATTTCACGCACGGTTACATTCTTTATCGTACACCCAAGCTGACTTAGGAGGGAGCGATTCTCCTGAGCTAGTAAACCAGCCATGAAAGTTGGGAAGAGCTCAAAGCACTGAGCATCCATTTTTCCACCACTTTCCCTCTCTCCAAGAATGCTATCATTTATTTGTTCCAAAACATCGCTGTTGAACTCATCATCTTGCCTGAACATTTCAAAGATTATGGTGTTAGCAATTGCCTTCTTGCTCTTCCAGTTGATCTTTCCAAAGATCCGTGGGAAAATATTTACGAGCCTTACAAAAGCCAGAATTCTGAACGGCAGCAGTTTGGAGACaatggacaaaattgcagtcacatCTTCACTGGCTTTTCCAATGGTTTCAGACACCATGTTTCCAACTTGCTCTAAGACGGTTTTCTTCTCACCCAAGACAACATACAGAGCAGCCAAGTACTCTTGCATTGCAGGTATGGTGAACTTGAGAAGGGGTTCACAGCTAGATTGAGCAACGGGAGACATGAAAAAGCCCAGCATATCAATCTGAAATGTAGTGACCTGATTCAACTCTTCCTCTGACATGGCATCCAATCCAAAGCATCTCTGCAGGTCCTCTTCACTGAAAACTGAAGTCTTCTTTTCTATCCCCTCATAGGCAAGCTTGCCGACCGTTTTGGCGATGTATCGCACAATTGACATGCTTTGCTGATTGCTGCAGTCTAGAATTTCACCACCAAAATTGAATCTCAGGAAATTGGTATAGATGCCAGTCAGTGTCTGAACAGGCATGTTCGCAGTGGTAAAGTGGAGGAAATGCAGCGTGACACAGATCAGCCAGCAGTAGGATGGTAAAAAGCAGCCTGCTGTGATCTGGCTTTGTCTTTCCATATTCTTATAGAGCATCATCAACAAACCTTCATTGGTTTTACTGTCCTGAGACACTTCCAGCCTGTTCCTGAAGTACAGATACTGCTGTGCAACATCACTGAAACCACAGATACGGGTGTACTTGTCTACATACTTGGTTGGGATCGAATGCAAGACTGAAGGACGCGTTGTGACCAGGATGCTGGCATCTGGGAGCATGTATTTGCGAAGCAGGTTGACGAGTAAGTTGCCAGGTGGTAGGGGCTCATTTGGATCATTACAAAGTCTGTTCTTTAAGAGGCGAAAGTCAAGCTTAAGCTGCTCCAGACCATTGAAAATAAAGAGGATGTTCCCTGCTTTTCCTGACCCAATTTGAGGGGCAATCGATTTCAGCTGAGTATACTTCTGACAGATCAACTTGTTCAGAGAAATGGACTGATTCTGTGAGGACAAATCTTCACAGGAGAATGGGAGGATCAGATCAAACTCATTTAACTCACCGTCACACCAGTCCAAGACAAGCCTCTTAACCACTGTTGCCTTCCCCATTCCCACTATCCCAAACAAAACTACATTCTTTACCAGAGGCTCAATAGACCCAGATGAGAACACTTTATTGAGCTTTATGATCTTGGATTCTTTGGGTTCAATGTGACTGTAGATTCCGAGTCTTGCTGTGAGTTCTCTGTTCTCTTCAGGAGAACTTTCAACAATCACTGGCTCTATGTGCCAGTTTTCCACTGAAAATAAGCCAAACTGCTTTTCCTCACTGGGCAGAAAACCAAACCAAGCTTTCAGTCGCTTTTTGTGCTCTTCAATGGGATCTGCTGAAACAGACAGAATTTGGCTTGGTAAGGATTCTTCATTAAAATCTCAATTCAAGAGCCCCGCATCAAACACATTTAGAGCATAGAGAACAGACCATAAAAGGAGGCCATTTAGTTCATTGTGTcctactaacccatatgccttttggaatgtggggagaaactggaacacctggaggaggCCCATGGTCATGGggggaaacatacaaactccttacagtcaacaGCAGAATTGAAACCAGGATGCTGATGTTGTAATACTGGTACACTGAGCACTGGGCCACGCCATGACTGTGCATGCCTTCCATCCACGCAGATCTTTTCATTGCGCCAGTACAGTGAGGTGGTTCAAGGGAAAAGCAAAAACACAGTGTAGAATAAAacgttatagttacagagaaggtgtactgcaggcagacaataaggtacaaggctctgatgaggtagattgtgagggctAGAGTCCATCTTGTTATAGAAGGGGATCATTGAAAGGACTCATAACAGAAGGATCAAGTGATTGAGTTTAATCCCGCTTGTCAGCTCAGTGTTTTGGCTTGCATGCCACGAAGTACACACCCACTTTGAAAAGTCGTGAGGGTTTCTGCCCCCAACACTTGAGCTTCAGACCCCCAACCACTCTTTGGTTCTAAAAACCTTTCAGTTCCTCTCTTTATCCTTCTATTATTTGTTTCATAGTTAATGACCTCCTCTAAAATCCATAAGACCTACCTGTTCATTGTTTCTTAGCCTCTCATTGGTACACCTCAGTTAAGCTTACACTGTTTTACTTGTAATGAATTTGAAAACTGCACATAATCCTTTAATTTACAGTTAACGGTGGTCATGCTCATCATTGAGTCTGTAGTCCTTTCCAATCCTCAAACCCTTTCCTCTTGTGCAACCCCTCCCCCTTTACACTACAAGTAGGACTCAGTCTTGCAGCTGCCGAGGTCTTGAACTCCGAAGCTGAGGTTGTGGTCTTGGGAACAAAGGACATAAGCCTCTCCAGCTCTTTCTCGTCTCCTTAAGATGCTCTACACAGACTTCGCTTTGAACCATGGCTTTAGTCAACTCTTAAATGAGTAACTCTTGGCTCTGCCAATTTTGGTCTGATAATGTCCACGTCACATTCAAGGGAGGGTTTGCAACATTAAAGGAATAACAGAAATCCGATGTCATGCAAGCAGTCCTACCTTGAGCAGAGCTGGTGCTAAGTGCCCTGCACTGGTGGTGTGCACACTGGTAATGCTGCGCGGATCCAGGCCTTCCAATGCTGGAGGGATTTCTGGATGAAAAAGGAAAGGAGAAAGGAGAGTTTTTCTTTGACTGCTGGTGGCATGGATAAGTAGCTCCTCCATCACAACAATCTAAATGAAGTGGCCTGAAGATGATTTGGAGCATACACCATAAATACAACACCCTACAGTAGATCGGACAGTACTGTGACATGCCTATCATCCTTCATGGCTGCAGGGCAATTGTAATGGAACATTTTTGTAACTTAGCTGCTGCTTGGGATTGAGAAGGACTTGTTTTCGCTTTGGTTCTGAGGTGCAGATAAGACTGATAAAGCCataagacacagcagcagaatttAGTCATTcaccccactgagtctgctccaccatttgatcatggcagatttattttcccctctcaacaccattctcctgccttctctccataacttagATACCCTTTCTATTTAAGCACCCATCAATCTTtctcttaaatatatccaatgacttggccttcaaagCCAAAtgtggaaattaattccacagatttgccaccctctggctgaagaaattcagtatctctgttctaatgtgATGTCctttattgtgaggctgtgccctctggacttaGATATCCCAGCCGTGATCAAATGggggagtagactcaatgggccgaatggcctaattctgctcctatatcttatggtctttttttttgtttaaatataTAGATGGTGATGGTGTCTCCCATCATAATTATTAAGGCAACAGAGGAAAGTGGAAGGGGATTTGGGTGGATATCACAGGAatgactagatggactgaatagCTCACTTCTATACAATGTAGTTGTCCTTCTGGGCTGTGAGAGGCACACAGAGATCTAGTATTCTGccaaataaaaccataagatacaagagcagaattagaccatttggcccattgagtcagctccaccatttcatcatggctgatctattttccctctcagccccaatctcttgccttctccccgtatcccttcatgccctgaccaatcaagaatctatcaacctctgcctgaaatatacccaatgaattggcctccacagccacctgtggtaataaattcaacagattcaccactctttggctgaagaaattcctcatcttcattctaaaaggacacccctctattccgaagctgtgtcctctgtcttaaaatcccccaccataggaaacatcctttccacgtccactctacTGAGCCCTTTCAACagtcagtaagtttcaatgaggtcacccatcattcttctgagttccagtgaatacaggcccagagtcatcaaatgctcttatGCTATATATCCTTATAGGAcatgcctttcaatcccagaatcatttttgtgaacctcctttgaatcctctccagtttcagaatgTCCTttctaaggggctcaaaactgctctcaatactccaagtgaggcctcaccagtgctttataaagcctcaatatatttgctttcatattccagttctcttgaaatgaatgctgacatcacatttgccttcctcaccacagactcacctgaaaattaacttttaggggaATCCTGCATggggactccaaagtccctttgaacatcagatttttgaactttctcgccacttagaaaatagtctatgctttcatttcttctactaaagtacatgaccatacacttcccgacactgtcacttctttgcccattctctaaacctgtctaagtctttctgtaggcTCTCAACTTCCTCCAAACtacttgtccctccacctatcttcatatcatatgcaaactttacatcaaagccatcaattccgtcatccaaatcattgacatataatgtaaaaagaatcagtccctatACTGATCCCCAtggaacgccactagtcactggtagtcaaacagaaaaggctccctttattcccactctttgcctccctcAAAATGATGCCAAGCAGCCACTTCGGAACTCTTGCATGCAAGATGGCAGACCCAAAATCTGAACTTACAAGTTCCCAGCGATCGCGAAGATAATCTGCTTCACGTCTGGCAGTGGCCCATGCTGAAACCTTCCAGATGTTGTCCTGCATGCACCTGGAGAAGCCAAATGAATCAATAGCAGAAACCGAGGTAAGCAAATGCGCTAAGTGAATTTGAAGAATGCTCAGAATATACAAGTAGTTCCAGAATAACTTGTGTGTGACCAGGAATCCATCAAATACTCCTGATCTCAAGCCTTACAGCTAGTTCTTATGAAAATACTTCCAGACTTATTGAAATATCTGGATTCCCTGCAGTACCCAGTTGGCAAGCTGTCTCAGTCAACAGTCCCCGGATTCAGTACACAGTTCCCAATGCATCACACACACTTTGTTTTCACCTCATGTGACTACTCATCTCAATTCGTAAAAACCACAGCTTCCCTTTTTCATATGGCTGATGTAATTCGCCTCAGTTACAGTGACACTTCTTGGTTAACACATTGGTTAAAATGAGATCCTGATTGGAATAGTTATGCCTCACTTAATAGTAATTGCCTATATATATTGTTCATTCTTTCAGACTCAATTCACAAAGAGTGGATACATTCTCCACATGTCAATATATATTGGtaaatcagtttattatcatcacaTATACCAAAGTATGGTGAAAAACTCTTTCTCCAGTGTTTTctatcttctgcttgatgggagGATGTTAGAAGAAAGAATGTCAAGAGTCAGGAGAGGAGGTGTCTTAGTTATGCTGGCTGCCTCACTCAGGCAACAAGAAGTGCAgatagagtccatggaggagaggctggttgcCATGTCAACAACTCTGCTGTttcgggcagagcagttgccacacaAAGCTATGATGCAtctggtgcattgataaaaattattGAAGGTCAAAGGCTATATGCTACATTTTGTTAacctcctgagaaagtagaggcactggtgagctATCTTGGCCTCTGTACTTTGTAATAAACTTCTCTGGAAGGGCTTTATGAAATCTTACACTA from the Hypanus sabinus isolate sHypSab1 chromosome X2, sHypSab1.hap1, whole genome shotgun sequence genome contains:
- the nlrx1 gene encoding NLR family member X1 isoform X1 gives rise to the protein MQCVKHLLTGIKWTSVKLWMGSSLMNPFTSACRTTSGRFQHGPLPDVKQIIFAIAGNLNPSSIGRPGSAQHYQCAHHQCRALSTSSAQADPIEEHKKRLKAWFGFLPSEEKQFGLFSVENWHIEPVIVESSPEENRELTARLGIYSHIEPKESKIIKLNKVFSSGSIEPLVKNVVLFGIVGMGKATVVKRLVLDWCDGELNEFDLILPFSCEDLSSQNQSISLNKLICQKYTQLKSIAPQIGSGKAGNILFIFNGLEQLKLDFRLLKNRLCNDPNEPLPPGNLLVNLLRKYMLPDASILVTTRPSVLHSIPTKYVDKYTRICGFSDVAQQYLYFRNRLEVSQDSKTNEGLLMMLYKNMERQSQITAGCFLPSYCWLICVTLHFLHFTTANMPVQTLTGIYTNFLRFNFGGEILDCSNQQSMSIVRYIAKTVGKLAYEGIEKKTSVFSEEDLQRCFGLDAMSEEELNQVTTFQIDMLGFFMSPVAQSSCEPLLKFTIPAMQEYLAALYVVLGEKKTVLEQVGNMVSETIGKASEDVTAILSIVSKLLPFRILAFVRLVNIFPRIFGKINWKSKKAIANTIIFEMFRQDDEFNSDVLEQINDSILGERESGGKMDAQCFELFPTFMAGLLAQENRSLLSQLGCTIKNVTVREIANNLKKHLSSTVNQQMAPSELMDLLIFLYELQNDAFSGEISRTLNSLNLSQVKMTLLKCIVIVSVMNTSNHLIEMMDLSLCNLSGDHIKILHPILCRCKNLNLQFNDLEIGAWKEIGNLLQDPNCAIENLWLCHNVLSEAAINSIGTSITQNRSISHFSLFHTSLGDNGLGILMPYIRDNTNLKEINLANNLITDDGAVALVAMVKEHPTLEKVHLYLNELSTCEKEKLQALRRDPEGVNVLVSITEGSHDSTHWTLTLKKIVRNAVNRDKQSAEEYLQLLRDDLSFSWQQTRNPWKKMKLLQIQNQFEYLQQQVQQQKK
- the nlrx1 gene encoding NLR family member X1 isoform X2, which codes for MQCVKHLLTGIKWTSVKLWMGSSLMNPFTSACRTTSGRFQHGPLPDVKQIIFAIAGNLNPSSIGRPGSAQHYQCAHHQCRALSTSSAQDPIEEHKKRLKAWFGFLPSEEKQFGLFSVENWHIEPVIVESSPEENRELTARLGIYSHIEPKESKIIKLNKVFSSGSIEPLVKNVVLFGIVGMGKATVVKRLVLDWCDGELNEFDLILPFSCEDLSSQNQSISLNKLICQKYTQLKSIAPQIGSGKAGNILFIFNGLEQLKLDFRLLKNRLCNDPNEPLPPGNLLVNLLRKYMLPDASILVTTRPSVLHSIPTKYVDKYTRICGFSDVAQQYLYFRNRLEVSQDSKTNEGLLMMLYKNMERQSQITAGCFLPSYCWLICVTLHFLHFTTANMPVQTLTGIYTNFLRFNFGGEILDCSNQQSMSIVRYIAKTVGKLAYEGIEKKTSVFSEEDLQRCFGLDAMSEEELNQVTTFQIDMLGFFMSPVAQSSCEPLLKFTIPAMQEYLAALYVVLGEKKTVLEQVGNMVSETIGKASEDVTAILSIVSKLLPFRILAFVRLVNIFPRIFGKINWKSKKAIANTIIFEMFRQDDEFNSDVLEQINDSILGERESGGKMDAQCFELFPTFMAGLLAQENRSLLSQLGCTIKNVTVREIANNLKKHLSSTVNQQMAPSELMDLLIFLYELQNDAFSGEISRTLNSLNLSQVKMTLLKCIVIVSVMNTSNHLIEMMDLSLCNLSGDHIKILHPILCRCKNLNLQFNDLEIGAWKEIGNLLQDPNCAIENLWLCHNVLSEAAINSIGTSITQNRSISHFSLFHTSLGDNGLGILMPYIRDNTNLKEINLANNLITDDGAVALVAMVKEHPTLEKVHLYLNELSTCEKEKLQALRRDPEGVNVLVSITEGSHDSTHWTLTLKKIVRNAVNRDKQSAEEYLQLLRDDLSFSWQQTRNPWKKMKLLQIQNQFEYLQQQVQQQKK
- the nlrx1 gene encoding NLR family member X1 isoform X3; amino-acid sequence: MQCVKHLLTGIKWTSVKLWMGSSLMNPFTSACRTTSGRFQHGPLPDVKQIIFAIAGNLNPSSIGRPGSAQHYQCAHHQCRALSTSSAQADPIEEHKKRLKAWFGFLPSEEKQFGLFSVENWHIEPVIVESSPEENRELTARLGIYSHIEPKESKIIKLNKVFSSGSIEPLVKNVVLFGIVGMGKATVVKRLVLDWCDGELNEFDLILPFSCEDLSSQNQSISLNKLICQKYTQLKSIAPQIGSGKAGNILFIFNGLEQLKLDFRLLKNRLCNDPNEPLPPGNLLVNLLRKYMLPDASILVTTRPSVLHSIPTKYVDKYTRICGFSDVAQQYLYFRNRLEVSQDSKTNEGLLMMLYKNMERQSQITAGCFLPSYCWLICVTLHFLHFTTANMPVQTLTGIYTNFLRFNFGGEILDCSNQQSMSIVRYIAKTVGKLAYEGIEKKTSVFSEEDLQRCFGLDAMSEEELNQVTTFQIDMLGFFMSPVAQSSCEPLLKFTIPAMQEYLAALYVVLGEKKTVLEQVGNMVSETIGKASEDVTAILSIVSKLLPFRILAFVRLVNIFPRIFGKINWKSKKAIANTIIFEMFRQDDEFNSDVLEQINDSILGERESGGKMDAQCFELFPTFMAGLLAQENRSLLSQLGCTIKNVTVREIANNLKKHLSSTVNQQMAPSELMDLLIFLYELQNDAFSGEISRTLNSLNLSQVKMTLLKCIVIVSVMNTSNHLIEMMDLSLCNLSGDHIKILHPILCRCKNLNLQFNDLEIGAWKEIGNLLQDPNCAIENLWLCHNVLSEAAINSIGTSITQNRSISHFSLFHTSLGDNGLGILMPYIRDNTNLKEINLANNLITDDGAVALVAMVKEHPTLEKVQKEIQEPRVAHHQIQEQLLVYNHQAPAPVGTMSLPTTLN